The stretch of DNA TGGATGCGGTATATGAAAACAAACAGCGACAGATTGTGTTCTTCATTGGtgagtttaaaatgtttcattgATGATTAAATAAACCATTATTACAAAGTTTCGAAATTAAATCAGaatattagttttaataaataactatAGTGgaagaagtaaaaaaaaatattagtaaaaattattaaggtTAGAGTGCTaagaaaaagtttttacaGAAAtctgaaaatacaaattagtttgagtctttttaattaaaagaatgGACAGGCTTTTTTTACTTAGTTATAAGTAAATTACTAGTCTAGAAAACTTagtaattttgttattttcccTTTTAGGTCGTCAGTACTATGTGTTCAACTCGGTGAATCTGGCTCCTGGCTTCCCAAAACCTCTAGCTAGTCTGGGTCTGCCGCCCACTCTGACCCATATCGACGCCTCCTTCGTTTGGGGCCACAACAATAGAACCTACTTGACCAGCGGCACTCTCTACTGGCGCATCGACGACTACACCGGTCAAGTGGAGCTGGACTATCCGCGGGACATGAGCATCTGGTCGGGAGTGGGCTACAACATCGACGCGGCCTTCCAGTATGTGGATGGAAAGACGTACTTCTTCAAGAACCTGGGGTACTGGGAGTTCAACGACGACCGCATGAAGGTGGCCCATGCCAGGACCAAATTGTCGTCTCGCAAATGGATGCAGTGCGCCCGGAATGCCAACGAGGTGGATGACGAGCAGCGTTGGACGGCTTCCTTGGTATCTGGGGAGAGTGAAGGCGACGGGAGCGAAGGAACGGGGAGGAGTGGCGCCAGGGAGCAAAGGACTAGCCTCTTCCTGCTCTCAGTCCTCCTGTTAGTCACCACGATCTGGCGGAGTTAAGATTGGATGAAAGGTTTAGGCTAAGCAATCCCTAGCATTAACAGCCTTGGTTCGACTCGTATTTTTCATAAAGAAGAAAAGTTTCTATaagccaaattaaatattatcccttttatggttttttctgAGACAttgatgaaaataaaacagttttataAATGGTAAGACATAAATTGGAAACTGCCAAGATGCAAGTTACTTTAAGAAGTGCATTTTCCTCTCCAAAAAGAATATTGTAAATTGTAATAACCACGTTTTGTGTAGCAACGCGCAACTGTGTGACAGTCTGGCGCTTAAATGCCCCCAAAGACGACACCGAGCGGCCTTTCCTTAGATTTAACGGAATCAATCAACACCCATGTGAGACTCGCgtaaagatgaaaaatgaacGACTCGCATTGGCTGATTTATTCATGGACACTTGCCAATTGTGCACACTGGCGCCATCTATTGAACCAATAGCAGGGCTGTTTTACCAGATCTATATACCATATTCATAAGATAAATCCACAATATTATAACCTAAGTCTGCTTATATGTGgaactaaatatattttaaagtatatacaGAAAGCGTCGAATATCCAATGTGGAAATTCGGAACCACAACTGCCTTATAAATAAGTATATTAttgctttttttattgatgaacGTCTGCTCCACTTTTCTTATTTTGACGAACCTttctaattatttatatataaatgtgaTATTATCATAAATTCAGCGCGATTGTAAATTAAAGAACTACTaagcaaacaaaagaaaatcttACACATTTTGgttagtttttagtttaatttacatACGATACTTAAGCTGCAAACTatctttttataaacatttttaccgaaacgaaataaaattaataaataaatataaaaaaatcaatttcgtCACAaagaaacaacatttttttcttaaaatggcTTATAttgaacattaaaatctggtCGAtggtaaattatatatatgtatttcaaTCAAGAAAGATCGCTGGTGAGTTGTTGAGTGACGTGTTACGCAACTAAAGGAGTGTGCGAgggaaaggcaaaaaaaaaaaaattggcaaattgTCACTAGCATATTTTTTGATGgcaaggtatttttaaaaaatttttgtaaccGTTACTCGTGGAATAATGGTGTGTATTGAATTATTTGGCCTCAAACGACCTTTAAAAGTGTCTGGCGCCCAATCTTTGATGATTTTGTAAAAGTCTAAacgcaattttgttttttttaataaaacctatTTACGTGTAAAAAACTATGGTCGAGTGCGCCCCGTCTATCAGATATCCGTTACTTAGCTAATGGGAGTACGAGAGAGATAGAAATAAGCTAGCAGCAAAGTACGCcaatgtaaataattaaaacaaaatctgattttcacttttgtaaaatctataaaaatgtgAGCGCTAGACAGACCTGTGGGCGTCAGACCTATTCCAATAAATTTGCGCTAAATGAGAATCTGAATCTAAAATCCCAACTCTAGCTTATTTCCAATTTCCGATTTTTCATGCATTGtggataattttatataacatagtttttttttggtgtacaaTACTGAAGGATTGCCCGAAAAAATCACACAACATATATACCCAACCCAGTTCGAACTCCCTGATGTACACAAATTTGACATTACCATGATGACGGAGCTAAAAATGAAACACAATTGGAGCCCTCTGCGATACAATATTATCGTGTATGTATTATCGTATCACTGAAATAAACAAATGTATCATCGCGATAATATCGTTATCTCCATGTATAGACAAGCCCAAAAGGAATCTAAAAAGTTAGTGTGCTGATAATAATGCCGGGTGTCAGGTGAAAGTGTTGGCCGCTCTTCAATTTATTGAACATATATCTCCACCGAATGGGCATTGAAACATCCTGTCAGCTCGTTTTTGAGCCAGTGTTATCGGGAGCAGTGTAGATCCCAACCGATCATAATATAATTGTAATGATTACACCACTGTTAATGGCCTCCGAGGACTTTATCTTATCAACGGGCTTTAGCTGCCGTTTGACACAAGGTGTTAATTTAGTGTAACAATCACCAGCTGCTCGGTAATGGCTATAATATGTGAGATCTTTCGCTCCGCTCTACCTGAATATCGCTCGCACTGCTCGACAGTCATTAGGTTATGCGTCACCACGCCTCACAGCCGTGACGTCCACACAGTTCCACCGTTCTCCATGTAGTCCCGTCCCCAGAACCATACCCAAAATCGGTGATTCCGCGGCGACTCGGTGACAGTCGCGCGCCCACAGTCAAACCCAGCGGTTCAACACTCGATTTTCGCGAGGAGGCGGCATATATCAcgtataatatattatatacattCATATGCATATCTGTGTATAGAACagctaatattaaattaaagacaATTGTGAGTAGAGGTCGCGACAACGTAAAGCTAGACCCGTACGGTTgcttttgatcccagtgcaaGACAACCTGATATCTGGGTTTACGAGCACTTGAAAACTGATTGGTGATCCCTGCCGATAAGGGGTATCTTTCGTTGCCCTCAGGGCGGTGTGTTCTTGATTTCGGATAGTGCATAAGCGTCCGTGGTAATTACTATTCAATAAGTATTTACCGCTGATAACGAGGGGGATAATTTAAATTCTGTCGTACTAAAAGTAGAAGAAAAGTTTGACAACATCCACTGATAAGCGACAGGTAATGGATCGAGTTCTTGACTTCTTATCCTTGTTTTTGTTCAATACTTACTTATACTTAAATTGCTGGCTTAGCAGTTAATCCAGTGATTAGACATCGCACACAAGTGGATTATTTTCAttaggaaatattattattttccaatGTGTTCCTGACTTAAGAttgctattaaaaaaaattaagttattcATCATTCTATGACTGTGACGAACTGGGAATCCTACAGAGATTTAGATCTTCGCTTAAGTGGCAGCTATTTTAATCTAATCGAAAACCAGGCCCAAGACTATGTCGAACCTCAGTGACGAAGAATTGGTGGCCATATGGGGCATGGGTACTATCTAATCACCTTACCAGAGACACCAGTTAATGTCATAACTAGGCGGAAATTGGGGCCAAAAGCAGCCGGTTGACTAATCGCACCtggaaaaatttcaataaatcaaACCTATGCTTTGCATCGAACAGGTGGTGATAAGGGAAGCCTAGCCGAAAGTAGCCATGTCGGACGCCCATTCGAATTCCTTACGCAGCCTGAGTCCAGAGCTGGCCAAAAAGGCGCAGGACGAGCTGGGCGAGGTTCCCGAAAGGATCGATGAGGACATCGAAACGCTGCGCACTTGGATCTCCAAGCAGCCGCATCTGAAGGCCCGCCAGGATGCCCAGTTCCTGGTCGCCTTTCTGCGCGGCTGCAAATACAGTTTGGAGAAGACCAAACTCAAGTTGGACAACTTCTATGCGATGAGGGGAGCGGTGCCAGAGCTCTATAAGAATCGCATCGTGGGCGAAAAGCAGCTAAGCATTCTGGAAACAGGGTAAGTCATTACATTCGCAGTTCCAAGAATACTTTATAATGGTATGTTCAACATTATAGTTGCCTCCTTCGGTTGCCACAGCCATTAAAGGCAGATGGCCCCCGCATCCACATTTCCCGCTACGGGCAGTACGACTCAAAAAAGTATTCCATCGCCGAAGTCATCCAGGTAAACACCATGTTCGGTGAGATCCAGATTCGCGAGGACGACAATGCCATGATATCTGGTTTCGTGGAGATAATCGACATGAAGGGCGTTGGGGCAGGTCACATATTCCAGTTTGACGCAGTGCTGGTGAAGAAGCTGGCCGTTTTGGGTGACAAGGCTTATCCCTACAGGCCCAAGGGTTTCCACTTTGTAAATGCGCCCGCCAGTGCCGAGAAGTTAATGTCGATTGCCAAGAGTCTGATGAGTGAGAAGATCCGAAAACGggtaagattttaaaaatatatttcatgaTAACGAAACAGCGATCAGTGAATTTCGAACTCCTAGTTCCACATACACTCCAAACTGGAGAGCCTCTACAAATATGTGCCGAAGGAGTGTCTGCCTGCTGAGTACGGTGGCAGCAATGGAACCATCCAAGATGTGGTCAGTACATGGAGAACAAAGCTCTTGGACTACAAACCCTTCTTCGAAGAGGAGGTTTCCTATGGCACAAACGAAAAGCTGAGGCGAGGACAGCCCGTCAACGCCGAATCCCTGTTTGGAATCGAAGGATCTTTCAGAAAACTCGATATCGACTAATCTAGACACTCTACATAGAAAATAGTAATTTTTAATCGTTGTACAAATGCAGACTAATCGGAACTAAAGAACTAAAAACAAgttaaatttgaataattgGCAGTGGGCATTTGGGTGGAAAGTATTTCAGTCATCACAACTTGGCTGCCTGCTTTGCTTTTTGGTTGATAAACTTGAGTCCCTCGTCATGGTAGGGATTACTGGCTTCCCTGACACGTTCCAACCATTTGGCCACCTTCGGGAACTTTTTCTCATCCACTTGGTACTGGCAGAGCCCTGTAataaaatttgattaattCCCTTCAAGACTCTCCATTCCATTTCAGCATACTAAGTTGATTGATTTCCGAAGAACCGAGGATATCAGCCACTGTTAAGTGCTCTCCCACCAAAAAGTCCTTGTCTAGCCACAGAAGCTCCAGGAGACCCAGATTGGTCTCCACTCCCTCAATCAGCGTTCGAATCTGTTCCGGCTTGGGTTTGGGTGCTATTCCATTCATGGGAAACAGCCAGGCATCTCGAAAGTACAAGGAGCAGGCcaaacggatattcaggtgcTGCCACTCCAGGAATTCATCCACTCGGGCCCGATCCTCCACTGCCTTCGGGTAAAGCTTTTCGTCGAACTGACCTTTGTCGGCGAGATATCTTTGGGGGCAATGTACGAACTTAACATGAAAATTATTCACAAACAAGAGGATTTCTTACCGTATGATGGCTATAGTTTCGGACAAATGGAAGTCTCCATCCACTATGGCGGGCACCTTCTGGAAACGATTGATCTTCTTGTACTCGTCGGTCAATTGCTCGactaaaaatatcttaaattaGTCGGCGAATCATATAAGGTTTACCTCTACCTCCACTCACATTTACGCAGGGCAATGGGACAATATTCAATTTGAGCGTTGCCCAATTTTAAAGCTAACCATAGTCCCCGGGCGATCGGGGACAACAGATcgtaatataatttaattgactTCGACATGGCGGTCAATTGGCCTGGCTCTTCAATCCGAACTGCTAAACAGCCGGCGAACGTATAAATCCCCCAGCTGGGAAAAATAGAAAGTAAACAAAGCTGCAGTCCAAAGATCAATAGCGCCACCTTGCAGCACTGGTTGGGttcatggtggaactatacaaggtggtctcgtcagctctgctgaggacgttaaatatgtttacctctctgtctcccttaagcgatagaatgagatagctagatagagactggcacaaataacgtcctcaaaagagggcagctctcgcgacgagaccaccttgtatagttttaACATGGTTGGGTTATTATGGTTGTCCCGCTCTTGGGGGGGAACCATATGAAGAGAGATATTGAGTGGGGAACTCCGAATATGAATATACTTTATAACttagataaaaaatttaattaattgatttaacaTAGAACACAATTAACACGAAACAAGGCACAAACTGGTTACAGTGATGtcttacaattttaataaatgcaaAGATAAAAAGTGATCGACacttaaaatgaattaatttttggcaCTGGCTGCCTGCTTAGAGACCTTGTACAGGAAACTATGGGCCTCGTCGTGGTAGGGATTGGTGGCATCTCGCACGCGCTCCAACCACTTGGCAATCTTGGGGAACTGCTTCTCATTCACATTGTACTGGCAGAGCTCTGAAGGTatgataaattataaaatcataCTCTATTAAAGCGTTATACTAAGGATTactcatttgattgatttccgAAGCCCCGAAGATATCCGCCACGGTGAGTTTATCTCCCACTAGGAAGTCCTTCTCCAGCCACACGCGTTCCAAGAGGCCCAGATTTCCCTCCACGTCCTTAATAAGCTTCTTAACGGTTTCGGGTTTTGGGGCCGGAGCCAATCCCTTTGCCGGTAAAAGCCACACCTGACGGAAGAACAGGGAGCAGACCATGCGAACATTGAAGTGCTGCCACTCTAGGAACTCATCAACTCTTGCACGATCCTCCAAGGACTTGGGATACAGCTGCTCGCTAAAGACTCCTTTGTCCGAGAGGTAACTAAAATTGTACAAATATAGTACCTAAATGTATACGGATTTGAAAGGAAACATACCGCACTATGGAGACACTCTCGCCCAACTGAAATTTACCATCCACGATGGCCGGCACCTTTTGGAACCTGTTGATGTTCTTGTACTCGTCGGTCAATTGCTCCTCTGGAATTATCAGTTCGCAGATATTGCATCAGCCGGCGTAATGGttaatttgttgtttattcTCACGTTTTCTCAGGGCAACCGGGCAATCTTCAAAAGGGGTCTTGCTCAATTTCATTCCGATCCAAAGGGCGCGGGATGGCTGAGACAGGAAGTCATAATagtatttaattgccttcgACATCTTgagtaattattttaataatagtaataaggtaaacacaaaaataatacAGCCCGAACAGATGGAGTGTCAAAAAGCTTTTAAGCTTTTTGTCGTTCCAAAGTTCAATTGCGTAATCACCCTGTGGGCCTGTTTTGTTCGAGCTTTTTTGCGCAAGTATGGCGCACCCTGTGGGCCTGTTTTGTTCGAGTTTTTTGGCGCAAAAGTTTAactgatttaaatttgtagCGGCTGGGCGGCAAATTTGAATTGTGGCGAATTTTGTGGTTTGTGTTTGCAGCTAAAGTTCTGGCTGCTTATTATGGCTTTTAGTTTCTGTATGGCTTTTtgcttacatttaattttttactttagttagtttttatgtagagttttttattatttttgtggagatttaatttaatttgctttgctgaattaatttttgtttagcggattaattagttttttcgCGAGTTGCAATGTTTTTTGTAGTTTATTaagttttgatttattttctgaCCGTTTTTGTAGGTTTATCATTGATGTTTTTACTGACCTTGCTTTGATTATCTTTTCTTTGTATggccttttaatttaattaaattttacgtTTAGCTCTTGATGTCTTCCTCTCCAGTGTCTTGTTTTaatattcgttttttttcaaatttattccaAGTCTTTATGTTGAAATAAATCCTTTTAAATTCGCTTTGATTTCGTTGACTTTATTTGTGGCGATTTTATTGTGATTACTATAGCCATCCCGCTGTGTCAAGAAATGGAAAAGAGCGggtaaaaatcaaattcaaattggtAAGATATGAAACATTACCTAGAAATACCCGCAATCAATTAGTTTCAATGATTTAACCTTCCTTTTGACATACTCGAATGTTTATTGATATTACTTATCGATTTGTCGCCATACTTTAGGCACCATCACATTTATCTAAACCAGATAAAGCTTATTACCTCATAAATATAGTATAGAACTCCCAAGCAATACacattaaaataagttttacttGTACCGACAGTTAAACAAATTcgctttaatttattaacgCACTCAACATGGGGTCTACAATACATTGTCACTTTAACTGTAGTCATTTAACTATGTATGTATTATCCATAAATATAGATGCATGTATATATGTAAACTAGTATCAAAATTAGTAGAAACGACACTTAACCAAcggaaaaaaatatcgaaaatatatgtatatatacttCCATGTACCGTATGTATGCGATAAAATAAAGGCAAATAACAACTTAGCACGCAAGTATGTATAAAAGACGTTAAGGATTTCATCATGAAAATGCATTATGGGATCATGTTAGGAAGAATCACTCGGGTATGGTACCATAAACCCGACGCGACCGGACGTTAGAATGTGTTAAGTATGTGCGTTGATAAGGacaacaataaattaaaatcgacaATAATGTGAGGTTTTGAGCCATTTAATGGCGTTCCATTTTCTTCTTAGTGTGCACTTGTTTATCATATTGTTCAATTTGCTTTTAGTTTCGATGTTGCTCTTCCAGGTTTCCGTTTATAAAATATCAGGTTCTGCTATGACCAAAGATCGCTATAGCGCTGTAGTGTCTATACATTTCAGAGTGTATTGGGCTTTGTGTGTAGAGGGGCGTACTTATAGGATGTGCATCGAATATACAACTAACTGCCCGTCAACCGCCTCAATCGAAGTTCAGCTTCCGGAAGGTTCCGTCGTTGGGAACGCCGGCCACCAGCGGAGCAGCCCTGTCCTGATCCTTCTCGCTGGCCGCCCGCAACTTCTCATTTACGCCATACCGCTCGTCCTCCTTGAAGTACGTGGAGAAGCTGGTCAACTGGGTCTCGTACCGCGACATGGCATCCGCCAGGAAGCCATTCTCGCCACCCAACTCCACGGGCACATACTCCTTGCCGATGGCCTTGTGCAGGGACTCGAGGTTCGAGTGGATGTGCAGCTGGAAAAAGGGAAACAGCAGATAAAGACTAACATATAGATCGAATTTCCCCTCAGACTCACCAGCTCCTTCTGCTTCATGACATTTCGCACCAGTCCCAGGACAAACTGAGTCTCCCTGGAGGCGTTTACGATGTGGGTGGCAACTAAATTCGCTGGAATTCCGTGCTCTAGGAAGGCGTTCATCCGCTTAAACATCCCCGGGtcgaactgcagcagcagggaGTAGGGGATCTTGGTGAAGTCGATGATCTCCACCACGCCGGCCACGTTCCAGTTGTCGTCCGTGTTGATCTCGATCTCGGCGCGGAAGGCGTGGAAGCGGAAAATGTCGCTGACACTGTGCTTGGAAGTCTCGATGTGGCCCATTCGTGTGTAGTGGATGCGGGGGCCTCCAGGGCCAATGGGGTTGGGCAATGTGGCGAAGATTCTGCAATGAAGGTAGTGCCTATAAGGGTACGTAACTTAAAAGGCCGGGGAATCCCCCAACTTACCCTGAGCGAGCCAGTTCCAGCAGCTTATCGTCCACCTGTCGACTCTTGAGCAACTCGCGCTCCTTGGACTTGTAGGTGTAGTAGAAGAGCACCCGCTTCTTGGCCGCCTCCACGTCCCAGTGGCAGAAGCGCAGGAAGGCCACCAGGAACTGGTCGTCCGTCCGCGCCTCCAGGTAGTTCTGCTCGACGATCCAGGCACGCAGGGCCTCGATCTTCGCGGCCACCTCGGACGACTCCTCGCCAAGTTGCGATCGAGCCACCTCGGCCAGCTCCGGCACCAGCGATCGTATCTTGGCCATGGTCAAAGGGGATCTGCGAAACGATCGAAACTTGCCTTAAATTTTGCGATACGATGCCAAGGTTCGGAGTTTGCCGaggggtgtgtgtgtgctgtgcCCAGGTATTCGAACACGAATAATCGAACTGTCTGTGCTCGCCTGCCGACTCCGATCGGAACGGGAAACCTCTTGATTCGATAGCGGGCACACTGGTGCAAAGGCACCCGAACAACACTGCGACATGGAGCAAACTCACAGTGACAAACCATTTACAGAGGCAGATTATGCGATATCAGTGACCGATAGAACAAACACAAATAGCCGGGctttgatatgatatgatagcAGCACTGGTTAGTCTCTCTGAACCGAAATGTTTGGACTTTAATTAATCACATTGGTTGGACTTAATACTAACTTAAATACCTTTAATTTGACTTTATTAAACGTTAATATGTttagtaaacatttttatggaaATGGTTTATGATTAaaggtacacacaaaaaaaatcgaagttaAGTTATTTGTGACTAgtgcattaatttataaggAAGTCCTTGTAGCACCaggaataaagaaatatttaaattaagttactGTAACATAtatcttaatttaaatttaaattatatcttcatttaatttgttcaTATTCTCTTCTAATCTGTgtaatccattttttttatttttcagaatttcttattatatttaacaaaaattggaataataTATGCACGGTTGCcacataaaaaatttgatatgagccaaaaaaagatacaaaatgagccaatttgaataaaaaagagaCAAATTTTTACCATATACCAAATTACCATACCAGCGGAATAATTTAGTTTCGATCTGGCACTTTTGGGTTTCAgacattaatcatttttaaaattgcaaaaaaaaaaatgccttaataaaaaaattaattcgtaTTTTTccagtttaaaatattttttatcgttattagcaaaaaagagccaaattcataaaaattgggCCAAATTTAGCTCTTTTGAGCCAAATCTGGCAATTTAACTGCCATAGATAGGATCGAATAATTAAAGTCAAAGTTGTAGAAAACTTATATATTTGTAACAAATTCGCAAGTAATATGTctgtttaacatttttacaatatttttatgatttatttttaatttattaggaAATATCTTGAACAGTATAGAAACATTAGCTGTCCAAAGTAAACCCCCTTTCttgatttctttaaaattagcaACTTGGCCACTTGAAAAGGCATCAGCTTTTAGGACCCATAATTGGGTAATTCCAGCCAACTGTGCCTTTCCGATCCGGCGATAAGATATGGCCTGCATACACCCACCGTTGTGAACTGTGGCGTGGTTCGATCCACAGACTCTGGCCAAACAGCTGCACACATTTTCGCCAGCGATGCAGTCGAGCCGTAATCTTATCTCCTCCGCCGAGAGACTTCGACCGCCCACTCACCACTCACCGGATCGGTTTGGTTCGGGTCTCGTGGAGCGTTTGGCCAAAGAGAGAGCGGCGGGAATGGCCGAGTCAGCTATCAGCCGAATGAGTGGCCATAAAGGCCATAGATTAGCTTTTGACGGTTACGATTCGGCTGGGGATTTCGTCTGGCGTGCGATTAGGAAAAGCGTTTAGTAGCCGTCCAGCTGCCACGAAGCAAGCGACTTCCCACAAATGGCCAATCTGCGACCCCTGAGCACCGAACTCCGCCGCATTGCCGAGGCGGAGCTGAACGAGGTGGAGGATCGGGTGCCCGCCGATCTGGAGGCTCTGCGGGATTGGGTGGCCAAGCAGCCGCACTTGAGGGCCCGTCAGGATGACCAGTTCCTAATCGGCTTCCTGCGAGGCTGCAAGTTCAGCCTGGAGAAGACCAAGTCCAAGTTGGATCACTTCTACACCATCAAAACCCTGATGCCGGAGCTCTTTGGCAGTCGAGTGGTGGACGAGAAGAACATAGCTTTGTGTCGAACGGGGTGAGTTGGGTTTAGGTGGAAAAATCAAGGATAATGGATAATAATccaaaatttcatttcagAACCTATATCCGGCTGCCCAAACCCTGGGGTCCCGGTGGCCCCCGACTGCAACTTACAAACTACGAGAAATTCGAGCCCAAGCAATTCAAGTTACTGGATCTCTTCCGCTACCAAACTATGCTGTCCGAACAGGCGATCCTAGAGGATGACAACAGCAACGTCAGTGGCTACGTCGAGATCATCGACATGGCCAAACTGAGCCTCAGTTTTCTGGCCCAACTCGATTTCACGCTCATCAAGAAGATGGGAATATTCGCAGAAAAGGC from Drosophila takahashii strain IR98-3 E-12201 chromosome 2R, DtakHiC1v2, whole genome shotgun sequence encodes:
- the LOC108067588 gene encoding alpha-tocopherol transfer protein-like, which produces MSDAHSNSLRSLSPELAKKAQDELGEVPERIDEDIETLRTWISKQPHLKARQDAQFLVAFLRGCKYSLEKTKLKLDNFYAMRGAVPELYKNRIVGEKQLSILETGCLLRLPQPLKADGPRIHISRYGQYDSKKYSIAEVIQVNTMFGEIQIREDDNAMISGFVEIIDMKGVGAGHIFQFDAVLVKKLAVLGDKAYPYRPKGFHFVNAPASAEKLMSIAKSLMSEKIRKRFHIHSKLESLYKYVPKECLPAEYGGSNGTIQDVVSTWRTKLLDYKPFFEEEVSYGTNEKLRRGQPVNAESLFGIEGSFRKLDID
- the GstT2 gene encoding glutathione S-transferase theta-1; this translates as MSKSIKLYYDLLSPIARGLWLALKLGNAQIEYCPIALRKFEQLTDEYKKINRFQKVPAIVDGDFHLSETIAIIRYLADKGQFDEKLYPKAVEDRARVDEFLEWQHLNIRLACSLYFRDAWLFPMNGIAPKPKPEQIRTLIEGVETNLGLLELLWLDKDFLVGEHLTVADILGSSEINQLRLCQYQVDEKKFPKVAKWLERVREASNPYHDEGLKFINQKAKQAAKL
- the GstT1 gene encoding glutathione S-transferase theta-1, which translates into the protein MSKAIKYYYDFLSQPSRALWIGMKLSKTPFEDCPVALRKQEQLTDEYKNINRFQKVPAIVDGKFQLGESVSIVRYLSDKGVFSEQLYPKSLEDRARVDEFLEWQHFNVRMVCSLFFRQVWLLPAKGLAPAPKPETVKKLIKDVEGNLGLLERVWLEKDFLVGDKLTVADIFGASEINQMKLCQYNVNEKQFPKIAKWLERVRDATNPYHDEAHSFLYKVSKQAASAKN
- the LOC108067578 gene encoding alpha-tocopherol transfer protein-like — translated: MAKIRSLVPELAEVARSQLGEESSEVAAKIEALRAWIVEQNYLEARTDDQFLVAFLRFCHWDVEAAKKRVLFYYTYKSKERELLKSRQVDDKLLELARSGIFATLPNPIGPGGPRIHYTRMGHIETSKHSVSDIFRFHAFRAEIEINTDDNWNVAGVVEIIDFTKIPYSLLLQFDPGMFKRMNAFLEHGIPANLVATHIVNASRETQFVLGLVRNVMKQKELLHIHSNLESLHKAIGKEYVPVELGGENGFLADAMSRYETQLTSFSTYFKEDERYGVNEKLRAASEKDQDRAAPLVAGVPNDGTFRKLNFD
- the LOC108067579 gene encoding alpha-tocopherol transfer protein-like, yielding MANLRPLSTELRRIAEAELNEVEDRVPADLEALRDWVAKQPHLRARQDDQFLIGFLRGCKFSLEKTKSKLDHFYTIKTLMPELFGSRVVDEKNIALCRTGTYIRLPKPWGPGGPRLQLTNYEKFEPKQFKLLDLFRYQTMLSEQAILEDDNSNVSGYVEIIDMAKLSLSFLAQLDFTLIKKMGIFAEKAQPTRLKGVHLINCPKEGVALLNLAKSLMPTKLQQRFHVYKNLDQLNEVIPREYLPEEYGGNNGRIADIQAEAEKRLLSYKNYFAEDSQYGVDEHLRPGKRVNADSIFGVEGSFRKLDID